One window of Robiginitalea biformata HTCC2501 genomic DNA carries:
- a CDS encoding bifunctional 4-hydroxy-2-oxoglutarate aldolase/2-dehydro-3-deoxy-phosphogluconate aldolase, whose translation MANYSRIEVAMAMRENGMVPLFYHPDPELGKKVLRACYDGGARLMEFTARGDFAFEVFSELNKFALAELPGMILGVGSVTDASAASLYIQMGANFIVTPSLREDIARVCNRRKILWSPGCGSLTEINRAEELGCEIIKLFPGSVYGPGFVKAIKGPQPWTEVMPTGGVSTEESNLKAWFEAGVCCVGMGSKLISSSLLAKEDFAGLEEIVRSTLATIARIRK comes from the coding sequence ATGGCGAATTATTCAAGAATTGAAGTGGCGATGGCCATGCGGGAAAACGGGATGGTCCCGCTGTTTTACCACCCGGACCCCGAGTTGGGGAAGAAAGTACTCAGGGCTTGCTATGACGGGGGCGCCCGGCTGATGGAATTCACCGCCCGCGGCGACTTCGCCTTTGAGGTCTTTTCGGAGCTGAATAAATTTGCATTGGCAGAACTGCCGGGGATGATCCTTGGGGTTGGTTCAGTCACCGATGCGTCTGCGGCCTCGTTGTACATCCAGATGGGGGCTAATTTTATTGTAACCCCATCTTTGCGGGAGGATATCGCCCGTGTTTGCAACCGGCGGAAGATCCTCTGGTCGCCCGGTTGCGGTTCGCTGACCGAAATCAACCGGGCTGAGGAGCTGGGTTGCGAGATCATCAAACTCTTTCCGGGATCCGTCTACGGCCCCGGGTTTGTAAAGGCCATAAAGGGGCCACAGCCCTGGACCGAGGTGATGCCCACCGGCGGCGTCAGTACGGAGGAATCCAACCTCAAAGCCTGGTTTGAAGCCGGGGTTTGCTGTGTCGGGATGGGCTCCAAACTGATCAGCTCATCCCTGCTGGCCAAGGAGGACTTTGCCGGCCTGGAGGAGATTGTCCGTTCCACCCTGGCTACCATAGCCAGAATCCGAAAATAG
- a CDS encoding START-like domain-containing protein codes for MDEKTKFEIEFVIQASPQLLFQYLATPSGLSEWFADNVNSRGERFTFIWEGTEEVARLLKRKTDEFVRFAWEYNDDDSYFEMRIIVDEITKDVSLFITDFAEEDELEEAKMLWTNQVSDLKQILGST; via the coding sequence ATGGACGAGAAAACGAAGTTTGAGATTGAATTTGTCATACAAGCATCCCCTCAGCTGCTGTTCCAGTACCTCGCTACCCCTTCCGGGTTATCCGAATGGTTTGCGGACAACGTAAACTCCCGGGGGGAACGGTTTACCTTTATTTGGGAAGGCACCGAGGAAGTTGCCCGCCTGCTCAAGCGCAAGACGGACGAATTTGTTCGTTTTGCCTGGGAATACAACGATGACGACAGTTATTTTGAAATGCGCATCATCGTGGACGAGATTACCAAGGACGTCTCCCTTTTTATTACCGACTTCGCCGAGGAGGATGAACTGGAAGAAGCCAAAATGCTCTGGACCAACCAGGTTTCCGACCTGAAGCAGATTCTGGGATCCACCTGA
- a CDS encoding aminotransferase class IV: MINFNGDLLPDSSHFLNHTNRGLRYGDALFETLRYNGKQLFFWEDHYFRLMASMRQLRMEIPMMFNMEFAEAEILKTLEAGGRNGQPARVRITVFRDAGGRYGPDRLDIGYIIESEPLESPGYKLSEAPCRADLFRDYYVPADSLSGIKHTNRLVQVLGSIYAAENGLDTCLLLNQNKEVAGALSGNLFIRSGDQIRTPPSGSGCLEGIIRKQLLKIVPGSGRYSLEEAAISPFDLQKADELFFTNAIVGIRSVTSYRKAEFQSDAARFLTGKLNLAAVGAGV, translated from the coding sequence ATGATTAACTTCAACGGGGACCTGCTCCCGGATTCCTCTCATTTCCTGAACCATACCAACCGCGGCCTGCGCTATGGGGATGCGCTGTTTGAAACCCTCCGCTATAATGGGAAACAGCTCTTCTTCTGGGAAGACCACTATTTCAGGCTGATGGCCTCCATGCGGCAGTTGCGGATGGAGATTCCCATGATGTTCAATATGGAGTTTGCCGAAGCGGAGATACTGAAAACGCTGGAAGCCGGAGGCCGCAACGGGCAGCCTGCCCGGGTCCGGATTACGGTCTTCCGGGATGCAGGCGGCCGCTACGGGCCGGACCGGTTGGATATCGGATATATCATTGAATCGGAACCCCTGGAATCCCCGGGGTATAAACTTTCCGAAGCGCCTTGCAGGGCCGACCTATTCCGGGATTATTATGTACCTGCGGACTCCCTTTCGGGTATTAAGCACACCAACCGGCTCGTCCAGGTCCTGGGCAGTATCTACGCCGCTGAAAACGGCCTGGATACCTGCCTGTTGCTCAACCAGAACAAAGAAGTGGCCGGGGCCCTGAGTGGCAACCTGTTTATCCGCTCCGGCGATCAGATTCGGACGCCCCCGTCAGGAAGCGGTTGCCTGGAGGGCATCATCCGTAAACAATTGCTGAAAATCGTACCGGGTTCCGGTCGGTATTCCCTGGAGGAGGCGGCCATCTCGCCCTTCGACCTGCAAAAAGCCGATGAATTGTTCTTTACGAATGCCATTGTGGGGATCCGCTCGGTTACGAGTTACCGGAAGGCGGAGTTCCAATCGGATGCCGCGCGTTTTTTAACCGGAAAATTGAATCTTGCCGCCGTTGGTGCCGGCGTATAA
- a CDS encoding YqgE/AlgH family protein codes for MLGIQPKKGKLLIAEPALTGDVSFNRSVVLLAEHNQEGSVGFILNKPLNYSMSDLVDEIQVPFPVYNGGPVEQDNLYFIHKVPDLISDSVEISDGIYWGGDFDTTVALINERKISQNDIRFFLGYSGWASLQLNQELDSKSWIVVTNKYESDIIQKSTQAFWREKMMELGGDYLLWSNAPENPSLN; via the coding sequence ATGTTAGGTATACAACCAAAGAAGGGGAAACTGCTCATCGCAGAGCCCGCGCTCACCGGGGACGTTTCCTTCAACCGGTCCGTGGTGCTCCTGGCAGAACACAATCAGGAAGGCTCGGTGGGCTTTATCCTGAACAAGCCGTTAAACTACAGCATGAGCGACCTGGTAGACGAAATCCAGGTGCCCTTCCCCGTTTACAATGGCGGCCCCGTGGAACAGGACAACCTTTACTTCATCCACAAGGTTCCGGACCTGATTTCAGATTCTGTCGAAATTTCGGACGGTATCTACTGGGGGGGCGACTTTGACACAACCGTAGCGCTTATCAACGAGCGGAAGATCAGCCAGAACGATATCCGGTTTTTCCTGGGTTACTCCGGCTGGGCCTCCCTGCAGCTGAACCAGGAGCTCGACTCCAAATCCTGGATCGTCGTCACCAACAAGTACGAAAGCGATATCATCCAGAAATCCACCCAGGCCTTCTGGCGGGAAAAGATGATGGAATTGGGCGGGGATTACCTGCTATGGTCAAACGCGCCGGAAAACCCCAGCCTGAATTAA
- a CDS encoding HU family DNA-binding protein gives MNKTELIDAMAADAGITKAAAKKALESFLGNVESSLKKGNRVSLVGFGSWSVSRRNAREGRNPSTGKTIHIPAKNVVKFKAGSELGDAVN, from the coding sequence ATGAACAAAACAGAATTAATCGATGCCATGGCAGCCGATGCCGGAATCACCAAAGCCGCAGCCAAAAAGGCGCTGGAATCTTTCCTCGGAAACGTAGAGAGCTCTTTGAAAAAAGGAAACCGCGTTTCTTTAGTAGGATTCGGCTCCTGGTCTGTTTCCAGAAGGAATGCTCGCGAGGGCCGCAACCCTTCTACCGGGAAAACCATCCATATCCCGGCAAAAAACGTAGTAAAGTTTAAAGCAGGTTCCGAATTAGGAGATGCGGTAAACTAA
- the fmt gene encoding methionyl-tRNA formyltransferase — translation MKDLNIAFMGTPEFAVASLDALIRADFKIAVVITAPDRPAGRGRKLRASAVKSYAVEKGLPVLQPTNLKDPDFVEQLASFGVNLQVVVAFRMLPRQVWEFPEHGTFNLHASLLPDYRGAAPINWAVINGERTTGATTFFIDEQIDTGHVILQESLEIGPRENAGQLHDRLMALGAGLVVETVRQIQAGTVTTHPQPEPEPDKIAPKLFRDDCRIDWKAPAAQIDNLIRGLSPYPTAWTQLETGSGTTTCKIYAARPADTPSNGSPGDLHGMDRKLFVDTSDSQLEILELQPEGKRRMPVSDWLNGTELKKNDRFR, via the coding sequence ATGAAAGATCTCAATATCGCCTTTATGGGCACCCCGGAATTTGCGGTGGCCTCCCTGGATGCGCTAATCCGAGCGGATTTCAAAATTGCCGTCGTGATAACCGCGCCGGACCGGCCGGCCGGACGCGGCCGGAAACTCCGGGCCTCGGCCGTAAAGTCCTATGCTGTGGAAAAGGGCCTTCCCGTACTGCAGCCCACCAACCTGAAAGACCCGGACTTTGTGGAGCAGCTTGCCTCCTTTGGCGTCAACCTGCAAGTGGTGGTCGCTTTTCGCATGCTGCCCCGTCAGGTCTGGGAGTTCCCGGAACATGGCACCTTCAACCTGCACGCCTCCCTCCTGCCCGATTACCGGGGGGCGGCCCCCATCAACTGGGCAGTGATCAACGGGGAACGCACCACGGGCGCAACCACCTTTTTCATCGATGAGCAGATCGATACGGGACACGTCATCCTGCAGGAATCCCTGGAGATCGGCCCGAGGGAAAATGCCGGGCAGTTACACGACCGGCTGATGGCGCTCGGGGCCGGGCTCGTAGTGGAGACCGTGCGCCAGATTCAGGCAGGGACGGTTACGACCCACCCGCAGCCCGAGCCGGAGCCGGACAAAATAGCCCCGAAGCTCTTCCGGGATGATTGCCGCATTGACTGGAAAGCCCCGGCAGCGCAAATCGACAACCTGATCCGCGGACTGAGCCCCTACCCAACGGCCTGGACGCAACTTGAGACCGGTTCCGGCACCACCACCTGCAAAATCTACGCAGCACGGCCCGCAGACACCCCTTCAAATGGCAGTCCGGGCGACCTGCATGGTATGGACAGGAAGTTATTTGTGGATACCTCGGACTCCCAGTTGGAAATCCTCGAATTGCAGCCGGAGGGAAAACGTCGGATGCCCGTTTCGGATTGGTTGAATGGCACCGAGCTCAAAAAAAATGACCGGTTTCGCTGA
- a CDS encoding RecQ family ATP-dependent DNA helicase codes for MTNPRTILRQYWGHDSFRGSQEAMIRDVLDGLDVIGLMPTGGGKTLCYQVPGLIREGICIVVSPLIALMEDQLAGLRAKGVKSLGLFGRLSEEDLLRQLDNAAFGQYRFLYLSPERLKQDIVRQHLERMPVSLLAIDEAHCISQWGFDFRPAYLECRVLREMHPGVPTIALTATATPQVLGDITGLLGLEEARVYRDSIRRENLRYAVSRSEDKRYRLRAHLESVAGSAIVYVRTRRNTLAVAAFLNKHGIQAGPYHGGMTQAAKSDALRDWQAGALRVIVATNAFGMGIDKSDVRTVVHFEIPETLEHYYQEAGRAGRDGKPASALLLAPEADSDRTAEYFLGNLPEVADLIQVYRKLNAYFGIPYGEAPEMPLPFRFEAFCETYGLPAAKTYNALEILDRQGVISLLQVFKTTLKMRLTCSKTALWEYLDTYPDLQQTVHILLRTYGGLFDFETPVGLRSLARKLAVPEASLLTSLKRLEKDGLADLQVREGDMEVFFLVPREDERTIHAFAKSVKTRLEVRAGKVGQMLAYIREVKDCRQAALMRYFGEDDPGRCGHCDLCAPSPGHPGIRDKVLRELRQGPMTSRELSRAGCHPENQLLSCLQHLLEEGRLRLDKQNQYTLV; via the coding sequence ATGACTAATCCCCGGACCATCCTGAGGCAGTATTGGGGCCACGATTCCTTCCGGGGCTCCCAGGAGGCAATGATCCGCGATGTCCTGGACGGCCTGGATGTTATCGGGCTCATGCCAACCGGGGGTGGTAAAACCCTGTGTTACCAGGTCCCGGGCCTGATCCGGGAAGGCATTTGCATCGTCGTTTCCCCACTGATCGCCCTGATGGAGGACCAGTTGGCGGGCCTACGGGCAAAAGGCGTCAAGTCTTTGGGGCTGTTTGGCCGCCTGTCCGAAGAGGACCTGCTCCGGCAACTGGACAATGCCGCCTTTGGGCAATACCGCTTCCTGTACCTCTCCCCGGAACGACTGAAACAGGACATCGTCCGCCAGCACCTGGAGCGCATGCCGGTCTCCCTCCTGGCCATCGACGAAGCCCACTGCATCTCCCAGTGGGGTTTCGATTTCCGGCCCGCCTACCTGGAATGCCGCGTATTGCGGGAGATGCATCCCGGCGTCCCCACCATTGCACTCACCGCCACAGCTACCCCGCAGGTGCTCGGGGACATTACCGGGTTGCTCGGCCTGGAGGAAGCCCGGGTATACCGGGATTCCATCCGCCGCGAAAACCTCCGGTACGCCGTCAGCCGGTCCGAGGACAAGCGGTACCGGCTCCGCGCCCACCTGGAATCGGTAGCGGGAAGCGCCATCGTCTACGTTCGGACCCGGAGGAATACCCTGGCCGTTGCCGCCTTCCTGAACAAGCATGGAATTCAGGCAGGCCCCTACCACGGGGGGATGACCCAGGCGGCAAAATCCGATGCGCTAAGGGATTGGCAGGCAGGCGCACTCCGCGTGATCGTAGCTACCAATGCCTTCGGCATGGGAATCGACAAGTCGGATGTCCGGACCGTGGTACATTTCGAAATACCCGAAACCCTGGAGCATTACTACCAGGAAGCCGGCCGGGCGGGCCGGGATGGCAAACCCGCCAGCGCGCTTTTGCTCGCACCCGAGGCGGATTCGGACCGGACAGCGGAATACTTCCTGGGCAACCTGCCGGAAGTCGCCGACCTGATACAGGTTTACCGCAAACTCAACGCCTATTTCGGAATCCCCTATGGGGAAGCCCCCGAAATGCCGCTCCCTTTTCGGTTTGAAGCCTTCTGTGAAACCTACGGCCTGCCAGCGGCAAAAACGTACAACGCCCTGGAAATCCTGGACCGGCAAGGAGTTATCTCACTGCTACAGGTTTTCAAGACCACCCTGAAGATGCGGCTGACGTGTTCCAAAACGGCCCTCTGGGAATATTTGGACACCTACCCGGACCTACAGCAAACCGTCCACATCCTCCTGAGGACCTACGGGGGGCTCTTCGATTTTGAAACCCCGGTTGGCCTGCGGTCCCTGGCGCGAAAACTCGCCGTCCCGGAAGCCAGCCTGCTCACTTCCCTGAAACGCCTCGAGAAGGATGGCCTGGCGGACCTGCAGGTCCGGGAGGGGGACATGGAGGTGTTTTTCCTGGTCCCCCGGGAGGACGAACGAACCATCCACGCCTTCGCCAAATCCGTCAAAACCCGCCTGGAGGTCCGGGCCGGGAAAGTAGGGCAGATGCTCGCCTATATCCGGGAGGTAAAAGATTGCCGGCAGGCAGCCCTGATGCGCTATTTCGGGGAAGACGATCCGGGGCGCTGCGGACACTGCGACCTGTGCGCCCCCAGCCCGGGCCACCCGGGTATCCGCGACAAAGTCCTCCGGGAACTCAGGCAGGGCCCGATGACCTCCCGGGAATTGTCCCGGGCGGGTTGCCATCCCGAAAATCAATTGCTCAGCTGTTTGCAACACCTCCTGGAAGAAGGACGGTTGCGGCTGGACAAACAGAATCAATACACCCTGGTATGA
- a CDS encoding AAA family ATPase: MKKRIVITGGPGTGKTALVSQLESLGYPCFHEIIREMTLRARREETGTAHQTNPLAFVRDPLAFNKKILEGRMEQFRAAEQLQDPVVFYDRGLPDVIAYMDYFKQDYDAYFTAPCRQMRYDMAVVLPPWKEIYRQDHERLESFEEACAIHSCLERSYRECGYEVHALLPGTLEERCRELLDLIGNQND, translated from the coding sequence ATGAAGAAACGAATCGTAATCACCGGGGGGCCCGGAACGGGTAAAACGGCCCTGGTCAGCCAGCTCGAAAGCCTCGGGTATCCCTGTTTCCACGAGATTATCCGGGAGATGACCCTCAGGGCGCGTCGGGAAGAAACGGGGACGGCCCACCAGACGAACCCCCTGGCATTTGTCCGCGACCCGCTCGCCTTCAACAAAAAAATCCTGGAAGGCCGCATGGAGCAGTTCCGGGCTGCAGAACAACTGCAGGACCCCGTGGTATTTTACGACCGGGGCCTGCCCGATGTGATTGCCTATATGGACTACTTCAAGCAGGACTACGATGCGTACTTTACGGCTCCCTGCCGCCAGATGCGCTACGACATGGCCGTAGTGCTTCCGCCCTGGAAGGAAATCTACCGGCAGGACCATGAACGCCTGGAGAGTTTCGAGGAGGCCTGTGCCATCCACAGCTGCCTGGAAAGGAGCTACCGGGAATGCGGATACGAGGTGCACGCGCTCCTTCCGGGCACCCTGGAAGAACGCTGCCGCGAATTGTTAGACCTCATCGGAAACCAAAATGACTAA
- a CDS encoding DUF493 family protein, whose protein sequence is MGMDSKDKAEFYDRLKAELQKSANWPSDYLYKFIVPSDPDKIGRIQSVFDNTGAVIESKQSRKGKYTSLSVTVNLPDPDAVIAYYREVGKIPGVISL, encoded by the coding sequence ATGGGCATGGATTCAAAAGACAAGGCTGAATTCTACGACAGGCTGAAGGCGGAATTACAGAAATCCGCCAACTGGCCATCCGATTACCTCTATAAGTTTATCGTCCCGTCCGATCCGGATAAAATCGGCAGGATCCAGTCGGTTTTTGACAATACGGGGGCGGTTATCGAATCCAAACAGTCGCGCAAGGGAAAGTACACGAGCCTGTCCGTAACTGTTAACCTGCCGGACCCGGATGCCGTCATTGCCTATTACCGGGAAGTGGGAAAAATACCGGGCGTCATTTCGCTCTGA
- a CDS encoding DUF4290 domain-containing protein, whose protein sequence is MTQIDHLEYNTERPHLHIPEYGRHFQKMVDYCVGIEDRDERNRIAQAIISVMGNMQPHLRDVPDFQHKLWDQLFIMSDFKLDVDSPFPITPKETLQQRPEPLDYPQNHPKYRFYGNNIKRMIDQAIQWEKGDKRDGLEYAIANHMKKCYLNWNKDTVDDKVIFQHLFELSDGQIDLASDGENLTESGQFLKQQQTRTTKSSGRSNSGKKGSRGSRGKKRY, encoded by the coding sequence TTGACTCAAATAGATCACCTCGAATACAATACCGAACGCCCGCACCTGCACATCCCGGAATACGGGCGGCATTTTCAGAAAATGGTCGACTACTGCGTCGGCATCGAAGACCGGGACGAACGCAACCGGATTGCCCAGGCCATTATCAGTGTTATGGGCAACATGCAGCCGCACCTGCGGGACGTTCCCGATTTCCAGCACAAGCTCTGGGATCAATTATTCATCATGTCCGATTTTAAACTGGATGTGGATTCCCCGTTTCCCATCACCCCGAAGGAAACCCTGCAGCAACGTCCGGAACCCCTGGATTATCCCCAAAACCACCCAAAATACCGGTTTTACGGAAACAACATCAAGCGGATGATCGACCAGGCCATCCAGTGGGAGAAAGGGGATAAGCGCGACGGGCTGGAATACGCCATCGCCAACCACATGAAGAAGTGCTACCTGAACTGGAACAAGGATACTGTCGACGACAAGGTCATCTTCCAGCACCTTTTCGAACTCAGCGACGGACAAATCGACCTGGCCTCCGATGGGGAAAACCTCACCGAAAGCGGCCAGTTCCTCAAGCAGCAACAAACGAGGACTACCAAATCTTCAGGCCGCAGCAACTCCGGGAAGAAGGGTTCGCGGGGAAGCCGGGGCAAAAAGCGCTATTAA
- the murA gene encoding UDP-N-acetylglucosamine 1-carboxyvinyltransferase: protein MGSFRIEGGHRLQGEITPQGAKNEALQILCAVLLTSEPVTVHNIPDIVDVNKLIAILEDLGVKIQKKGKGSYTFRSDDINMDYLQSDAFKADGRSLRGSIMLVGPLLARFGQGYIPKPGGDKIGRRRLDTHFEGFIKLGASFRYNKEEHFYGVEAKKLKGTDMLLDEASVTGTANIVMAAVLAEGTTTIYNAACEPYLQQLCKMLNRMGARITGVGSNLLTIEGVESLGGTEHRMLPDMIEIGSWIGLAAMTQSELTIKDVSWDDLGLIPTTFRKLGITLERRDDDIHIPAHTDGYEIQNYIDGSILTIADAPWPGLTPDLLSILLVVATQARGEVLIHQKMFESRLFFVDKLLDMGAKVILCDPHRATVIGHNFQSTLKATTMVSPDIRAGVSLLIAALSAKGTSTIHNIEQIDRGYEAIDTRLQAIGARITRV, encoded by the coding sequence ATGGGATCATTCAGAATTGAAGGAGGGCATCGCCTGCAGGGTGAAATCACGCCCCAGGGGGCCAAGAACGAGGCCTTGCAGATACTTTGTGCCGTCCTGCTGACATCCGAACCCGTAACTGTCCACAACATCCCGGACATCGTGGATGTCAACAAACTCATTGCAATCCTCGAGGACCTGGGGGTTAAAATCCAGAAAAAGGGCAAGGGTTCCTATACCTTCCGTTCGGACGATATTAACATGGACTACCTGCAAAGCGATGCCTTCAAGGCGGATGGCAGGAGCCTCCGGGGTTCCATCATGCTGGTGGGCCCGCTGCTGGCGCGATTCGGGCAGGGGTATATCCCGAAGCCGGGCGGGGATAAAATTGGACGCCGACGTCTGGACACCCATTTTGAAGGGTTTATCAAGCTGGGGGCATCCTTCCGCTATAATAAGGAGGAACACTTTTACGGGGTGGAGGCCAAAAAACTCAAAGGAACCGATATGCTCCTGGATGAGGCCTCCGTTACAGGTACCGCAAATATCGTCATGGCCGCGGTTTTGGCGGAAGGCACAACTACCATCTACAACGCTGCCTGCGAACCGTATTTGCAGCAATTGTGTAAAATGCTGAACCGCATGGGGGCCCGCATCACAGGGGTAGGGTCTAACCTGCTCACCATCGAAGGGGTGGAATCCCTGGGGGGAACCGAGCACCGCATGCTCCCCGATATGATCGAGATCGGCAGCTGGATTGGGTTGGCCGCCATGACCCAAAGCGAGTTGACCATCAAGGACGTGAGCTGGGACGACCTGGGCCTGATCCCGACGACCTTCCGGAAGTTGGGGATCACCCTGGAGCGCCGGGACGACGACATCCATATCCCGGCCCATACGGACGGATATGAAATACAGAATTACATCGACGGGTCCATCCTTACGATTGCAGACGCGCCCTGGCCGGGGCTGACGCCGGACCTGCTGAGTATCCTCCTGGTAGTGGCGACACAGGCCAGGGGAGAAGTCCTCATCCACCAGAAAATGTTTGAAAGCCGGTTATTCTTCGTGGATAAGCTGCTGGACATGGGGGCAAAAGTGATCCTTTGCGACCCGCACCGGGCCACGGTCATCGGCCACAATTTCCAATCGACGCTCAAGGCAACCACCATGGTGTCTCCGGATATCCGCGCCGGCGTTTCCCTGCTGATCGCCGCCCTTTCGGCAAAAGGGACGTCCACCATTCACAACATCGAACAAATCGATCGCGGGTACGAGGCCATCGACACGCGCCTGCAGGCAATCGGAGCCCGGATTACCCGGGTCTGA
- a CDS encoding pirin family protein, translating into MATSPRIFPLGFPWETPDPFLFCVHHLDKYPSGNAELGPDASLEGRSLGNDFTLRDGWRMYHGRSVPGFPAHPHCGFETVTIVTRGFCDHADSLGAAARFGEGDVQWITTGRGLQHSEMFPLLDRQGPNTLELFQIWLNLPARGKRVEPHFKMLWKEDLPVIQKEKATIRLVAGSYDDVQPPSPPPNSWAANPDNRVVIALIDLAPGAFISLPETEEGTHRRLYLFEGTGLSISGDGAGEKTISVESGKGVELAPRACQLRSGEEPLRILWLQGKPIDEPVAKYGPFVMNTQEEIERVMEEFRATQFGGWPWQHQDPVHKRDANRFARFPNGTEIRK; encoded by the coding sequence ATGGCAACATCTCCCCGTATATTCCCGTTGGGCTTTCCCTGGGAAACCCCGGACCCCTTCCTGTTTTGCGTACACCATCTGGATAAATATCCCAGCGGTAATGCGGAATTGGGGCCGGACGCATCCCTGGAAGGTCGTTCCCTGGGTAACGACTTTACGCTCCGCGACGGATGGCGTATGTACCACGGGCGGTCCGTCCCCGGATTTCCGGCCCACCCGCATTGCGGATTTGAAACGGTGACCATCGTAACGCGCGGATTCTGCGACCATGCGGATTCCCTTGGGGCGGCAGCCCGCTTCGGGGAGGGCGACGTCCAATGGATCACCACGGGCAGGGGCCTGCAACACTCCGAGATGTTCCCGCTCCTGGACCGTCAGGGACCCAATACCCTGGAATTATTCCAGATATGGCTCAACCTCCCCGCCCGGGGTAAACGGGTGGAGCCTCACTTTAAAATGCTCTGGAAGGAGGACCTGCCGGTTATCCAAAAGGAAAAAGCGACCATTCGGCTGGTAGCGGGCAGCTACGACGATGTCCAACCGCCGTCACCCCCTCCGAACTCCTGGGCGGCCAATCCCGACAACCGGGTGGTAATCGCCCTGATTGACCTCGCGCCCGGGGCATTCATCTCCTTGCCGGAAACGGAGGAAGGAACACACCGCCGGCTCTACCTGTTTGAGGGCACCGGCCTCAGCATTTCCGGGGATGGGGCGGGCGAAAAGACCATCTCTGTGGAAAGCGGAAAAGGCGTGGAACTAGCCCCCCGGGCCTGCCAACTGCGGAGTGGGGAGGAACCGTTGCGCATCCTGTGGCTTCAGGGGAAACCCATCGACGAACCCGTGGCCAAATACGGGCCGTTCGTCATGAATACCCAGGAGGAGATCGAACGCGTTATGGAGGAATTCCGGGCCACGCAATTTGGCGGCTGGCCCTGGCAACATCAGGATCCTGTCCACAAGCGGGATGCCAACCGGTTTGCCAGGTTTCCGAACGGCACCGAAATCAGGAAATAA
- a CDS encoding VOC family protein produces the protein MKKLLLLVLLFAWGGLWSQKFDFTYDHYSFIVEDLKKTGDFYADVLGLEEIPHPSDTLNFRWFRIRGNTQVHLIRKDEVQKSESKSVHLCLAIKDLDGYIEFLESRDIPYWDWPGKINTVTHRADGVRQIYLRDPEDNWVEINTAEHEFN, from the coding sequence ATGAAGAAATTACTACTGCTTGTATTACTGTTCGCCTGGGGCGGGCTGTGGAGTCAAAAATTCGATTTCACCTACGACCATTACTCGTTTATCGTTGAGGATCTGAAGAAAACCGGGGACTTTTACGCCGATGTGCTGGGCCTTGAGGAGATCCCGCACCCATCGGATACTTTAAATTTCCGTTGGTTCCGCATCCGCGGGAATACCCAGGTACACCTGATCCGGAAAGACGAGGTACAGAAGTCCGAGAGCAAGAGCGTCCATCTGTGCCTGGCGATCAAAGACCTGGACGGCTACATCGAATTCCTGGAATCCCGGGACATCCCCTACTGGGATTGGCCGGGGAAGATCAATACGGTGACCCACCGGGCCGACGGAGTGCGGCAGATCTACCTGCGCGACCCGGAAGACAACTGGGTGGAGATCAATACGGCAGAACACGAATTCAACTAA
- a CDS encoding (4Fe-4S)-binding protein: protein MSDEIVKEYSKGNFHVIWKPRKCIHSKVCVEALPEVYRPQEKPWIKPDHASEEALREQIDRCPSGALGYREDSRAGKQPESKGAVKAQVVKGGPLLVRGSLELESPDGEQTLEGSTAFCRCGASDNKPFCDGSHKDVEFDN from the coding sequence ATGAGCGACGAAATCGTAAAAGAATATTCAAAGGGCAATTTTCACGTCATCTGGAAGCCCCGCAAATGCATCCACTCAAAAGTCTGCGTCGAGGCACTTCCGGAGGTATACCGCCCGCAGGAGAAACCCTGGATCAAACCGGATCACGCCTCCGAGGAGGCGCTGCGGGAGCAGATCGACCGGTGCCCGTCGGGTGCCCTGGGTTACCGGGAAGACAGCCGGGCAGGGAAGCAACCGGAGTCCAAAGGGGCCGTTAAAGCGCAGGTGGTGAAAGGGGGGCCTTTGCTGGTTCGAGGTTCCCTGGAACTGGAGTCCCCGGACGGGGAGCAGACCCTGGAGGGCAGCACGGCTTTCTGCCGCTGCGGCGCCTCGGATAACAAGCCGTTTTGCGATGGCAGCCATAAGGACGTGGAATTTGACAACTAA